GTTGTACACGgcgaatcatctaaaacttgcaccgcaaaatattgcggaaatggaaagtgctattgacgtgccgttttcacagaatggattggaagTCAGAGGCTCGCACTgtcagccaatcaacagattgtaataatacttagaaagtgtattttttgtgcaaatatgcactttttaaatggaataatgcgtattgattttaataaaataaaagtaagatAAATCTACCGCCGGCAACCGGCAACGGCAATAcacggccggccagtgtgaccgagcggttctaggcgcttcagtctgaaactgcgcgaccgctacggtcgcaggttcgaatcctgcctcgggcatggatgtgtgtgtcatgtccttaggttagttaggtttaagtagttctaagttctaggggactgatgacctcaaaagttaagtcccatagtgctcagagccatttgaaccatttttgcaatacacgtttccagtctggtatgcagcgactgctgcacacgtgctgtcagtatcagcggagatgtccgaacaGGATGAGGTAATACGTCGTTGGCATGTCCTGTGCAGAAAGCGTCTTTCACGtgtcctcacagaaaaaagtccacaggcgtcaaatccggggaatgggCCGGCCAAAGTACAGgttctctgcgtccaatccaacgatctagAAACAAGTCGTGAAGACATGCCTGCAGTACTTCGTGCGCTATGGGCtgaacagccatcatgttggtactacAAGTTACCCCCACTCTACACAAGAacttcttctagcatccgtggaagatgtttGTTAGAAGGCTGCAATACTTGCGCGCGTCGAGCGTCCGGTCTATGAGAAACGGGCCTAtgaactgatggttcactatccagcACCACACGTTCCACTCCACGGACGGTGACGCTCCACGTGACGAAGCCAACGTGGACTGTCAACGACCAGCAGTGCAGGTTTCGGCTGTTTACCTGGCCATCATTGGTAAACGTGGCTTAATCTCTAAACAAAATACACGATAATCTGGAGTATCCTGTTTTAATGCGCATgtgcagaagttaacacgattctcacgaTCGTTTCCACGCAGCTCTCGATGGAGTGAGATGTGATACGAATGGATCCTGTGtagatggagaatgcataggacacttatCTGACTCATTCCACTCCCTCGTGGGATTGCGCGGAAACTAACGTGCGGATCAGCTGCAAGAGCAGCAAGACCAttaacactaccactttcacgtaactggttgaagaggctgataaatactGTGATCGCCGAgacggttgacgtctattggggtatcttgccgcatacaagaacgaactgcattctttctacactctccatacaccatgagcatataCGCTTTTCTAGCGTTGGTAAATCGTCCATTCGCGATCTACTGCTTGGACCgtcacacaactgactagcaagttgcaaaaaaatggttcaaatggctctgagcactatgggacttaacatctgaggtcatcagtcccctagaacttagaactacttaaacctaactaacctaagaacatcacacacatccaggcccgaggcaggattcgaacctgcgaccgtagcagcagcgcggttccggactgaagcgcctagaaccgctcggctacaacggccggcagcaagttgcaatgcactcaaggaatacACAAGCATACTGTGAGAAAACACACCAATATCGTACCAAGCAATTACACAGTACGAATGGTACAAGCAAACTTTTCAGAACACGGTATCTCGTAAGCGACTTGCGCTACACTCATGCAACAAGCATCACTGACTTTCTAGTTTACTTTACTTTTAGTTTTCTAATGTTAATATGCACTTTTACATTTAAAAAGGTGTATGTTTGCACAGAATATGATTACAATCTTTTTATTGGGTAACAATGCGAGCCTCTGACTACCAGTCTCTTTTGTGAAAACGGCACATCGACAGCACTTTACATTTCCTCAACATTTGGGATGTAAGTTATAGGTGATCCATCTTGTATACAATGATTATCCTTGCATAATCCcattaaaattgttttatgttaaaagactaCTTGAAAAATTAAATCTGGGGTAAGATATTCAAAAAAGCGAGTTGAAAACAAACAGTTCATACTAATACCATGTGGCTGGTTTATGGAGTTGTGTTTTCAGTATGTATTAACATTACTGAGAAGATTTTGAGGGCCATCAATAGTGCTCGTCAATATTTCTAGTACTGACAATACGTCAATGCTCATTCACATTCATTGTCCATGCtttcaaatgtaattttttaatgcaATGCATCTTAAAGATAGCGCTGGGGCAAAGTGTGGCATCTTGCATACTCATATTCTTTGTACTTACGTTCAGTGCTTACTTAGCGTAAATGACTGTGGAAGTAGATGCAGCGAAATACCGTGTATGTGTGTCTATAGTGTGCAGAATGAATTTGTCATGGATACCGCGAGGCAATGCAATGTACAGTACACATACTTTTTTTTCGTAAGCTTTTCGTTAGCAGTAActacatttcctttatttccacCAGCACCAAGACCATGGCATCTAGTGCTCATGCGCTGATGATGAGCCTGTAGTGCCTTGAAAATAAGTTAATGTTACAAAAAATAAATCGGATCAAAATTAAAAACACgagtggttgcttattatttcttcACAACTCAGCAATGTAAACCACAGTTGCTATTCGCCATTCACAATGGATAGAGGAAAAGACTAAACACTCCTTTCCGACAATTAGTATTTGGTTTAGTATCCACTTTTCAATGTCACAAACCGCTGCTAGAAACCAGCAAACAAACCATTTACCTTTTCTTACGAGCGGCCGGGCGTTAATCTTTCTCCAGAATTCGGCAATGACTACAAATCCTCTAAAATTCAGGTAATAGCTTAATGATACTCGAATAAAAGCATCCGTGTCGCTTGCATATCTCACCAAGATGGTTTATTCTTCCACCTTCGACTAAGGATTGCGGTCATCGCTGAAACGGCCGGTTTTCGGTTATACACGTTTAAACTTAGGGGAGACTGGGGCACGttggccatattttttttttttaaatttatactgttggccacatttttttaaaaaaatttatattaattttttttacatatttaagtttatGAAATTATTGCTAAATATTTAGAGCAGTCTTACTGTATCTGGATCACAATTATTAACCTTGAAAATATGAGCtaaaaagtttcaaaaaaataATTACTGGACATATGTCAAGTGGGCCAATCTACCCCTACCTCGGGGCAAGTTGGCCCAGAGGCTGGGGCACGTTGACCCATGTAATATTTTGATAAGTTAAACTAGTATAAAGTTAGGATATCAAAATAAAACGAATAGTTATCAAGAAACATACTTTAAtgtagagggtgggcttactggtagttgggagctccaacgtcaggcgcgtaatggggccccttagggaaatggcagcaagagaggtgaagaaaaccaatgtgcactccgtgtgcataccggggggagtcattccagatgttgaaagggtccttccggatgccatgaagggtacagggtgcacccatctgcaggtggtcgcttatgtcggcaccaatgatgtgtctcgctatggatcggaggaaattctctctggcttccggcggctatctgatttggtgaagactgccagtctcgctagcgggatgaaagcagagctcaccatctgcagcatcgtcgacaggactgactgcggacctttggtacagagccgagtggagggtcggaatcagaggctgagacggttctgcgaccatgtgggctgcagattcctcgacttgcgccatagggtggtggggtttcgggttccgctggataggtcaggagtccactacacgcaacaagcggctacacgggtagcaggggttgtgtggcgtgggctgggcggtgttttagattagatggccttgggcaagtacagaaagggcaacagcctcaacgggtgcggggcaaagtcaggacatgcggggaccaagcagcaatcggtattataattttcaactgtcgaagctgcgttggtaaagtaccagaacttcaagcgctgatagaaagcaccgaagctgaaatcgttatagatacagaaagctggcttaagccagagataaattctgccgaaatttttacaaaggtacagacggtgttcagaaaggatagattgcatgcaaccggtggtggagtgttcgtcgctgttagtagtagtttatcctgtagtgaagtagaagtggatagttcctgtgaattattatgggtggaggttacactcaacaaccgagctaggttaataattggctccttttaccgacctcccgactctgcagcattagtggcagaacaactgagagaaaatttggaatacatttcacataaattttctcagcatgttatagtcttaggtggagacttcaatttaccagatatagactgggacactcagatgtttaggacgggtggtagggacagagcatcgagtgacattatactgagtgcactatccgaaaattacctcgagcaattaaacagagaaccgactcgtggagataacatcttggacctactaataacaaacagacccgaacttttcgactcttttaagtgcagaacagggaatcagtgatcataaggccgttgcagcatccctgaatatggaagttaataggaatataaaaaaaagggaggaaggtttatctgtttagcaagagtaacagaaggcagatttcagactacctaacagatcaaaacgaaaatttctgttccgacactgacaatgttgagtgtttatggaaaaagttcaaggcaatcgtaaaatgcgttttagacaggtacgtgccgagtaaaactgtgagggacgggaaaaacccaccgtggtacaacaacaaagttaggaaactactgcgaaagcaaagagagcttcactccaagtttaaacgcagccaaaacctctcagacaaacagaagctaaacgatgtcaaagttagcgtaaggagggctatgcgtgaagcgttcagtgaattcgaaagtaaaattctatgtaccgacttgacagaaaatcctaggaagttctggtcttacgttaaatcagtaagtggctcgaaacagcatatccagacactccgggatgatgatggcattgaaacagaggatgacacgcgtaaagctgaaatactaaacacctttttccaaagctgtttcacagaggaagaccgcactgcagctccttctctaaatcctcgcacaaacgaaaaaatggctgacatcgaaataagtgtccaaggaatagaaaagcaactggaatcactcaatagaggaaagtccactggacctgacgggataccaattcgattctacacagagtacgcgaaagaacttgccccccttctaacagccgtgtaccgcgagtctctagaggaacggaaggttccaaatgattggaaaagagcacaggtagtcccagtcttcaagaacggtcgtcgagcagatgcgcaaaactatagacctatatctctgacgtcgatctgttgtagaattttagaacatgttttttgctcgagtatcacgtcgtttttggaaacccagaatctattatgtaggaatcaacatggattccggaaacagcgatcgtgtgagacccaactcgctttatttgttcatgagacccagaaaatattagatacaggctcccaggtagatgctatttttcttgacttccggaaggcgttcgatacagttccgcactgtcgcctgataaacaaagtaagagcctacggaatatcagaccagctgtgtagctggattgaagagtttttagcaaacagaacacagcatgttgttatcaatggagagacgtctacagacgttaaactaacctctggcgtggcacaggggagtgttatgggaccattgcttttcacaatatatataaatgacctagtagatagtgtcgaaagttccatgcggcttttcgcggatgatgctgtagtatacagagaagttgcagcattagaaaattgtagcgaaatgcaggaagatctgcagcggataggcacttggtgcagggagttgcaactgtcccttaacatagacaaatgtaatgtattgcgaatacatagaaagaaggatcctttattgtatgattatatgatagcggaacaaacactggtagcagttacttctgtaaaatatctgggagtatgcgtgcggaacgatttgaagtggaatgatcatataaaattaattgttggtaaggcaggtaccaggttgagattcattgggagagtgcttagaaaatgtagtccatcaacaaaggaggtggcttacaaaacactcgttcgacctatacttgagtattgctcatcagtgtgggatccgtaacagatcggtttgacggaggagatagagaagatccaaagaagagcggcgcgtttcgtcgcagggttatttggtaaccgtgatagcgttacagagatgtttaataaactcaagtggcagactctgcaagagaggcgctctgcatcgcggtgtcggGATCAGCCGAgcgatctcaggcgctgcagtcatggactgtgcggctggtcccggcggaggttcgagtcctccctcgggcatgggtgtgtgtgtttgtccttaggataatttaggttaagcagtgtgtaagcttagggactgatgaccttagcagttaagtcccgtaagatttcacacacacacatgcatcgcggtgtagcttgctcgccaggtttcgagagggtgcgtttctggatgaggtatcgaatatattgcttccccctacttatacctcccgaggagatcacgaatgtaaaattagagagattagagcgcgcacggaggctttcagacagtcgttcttcccgcgaaccataccccactggaacaggaaagggaggtaatgacagtggcacgtaaagcgccctccgccacacaccgttgggtggcttgcggagtataaatgtagatgtagatgtagaatgtacatCAAATCAAGTTGAATATTGAGTTAAATGCTTAACATTTTATTATGACAACGGGAAAGCTTAAAATTATTAGGAATTATAGTGTCTTAATACAAACCAATCAACTTTAATCACTGTCCACATCCAGAGGATCGACACAGTTATAACACTCATAAAATAGCCCACGGATTTCATTTTTCACGCATGTCTGTTGAGCCCAATGCTTGCAGTTTGTGCACTGAATCCATTGTGCTCCAGGTTGACTGTTTGAAAAAGGCTTGAGACACCTCAGGCACAGTGGATCTTcatcttcctcatcttcatcatcatcttcatcatcgtcatcttccattggctccttcttGCGTTTTAGGCCTACTGCAGTTGATTTAGTTAACTTCATACTCCCATTGCTCCTACTTTCTTTTTGAAAAAGTGCTTTTTTAGCCTGTGATTTAAGTTTTCTTTCCAATTCTTTCGCCTTCTTTTGTTTTGCACCTTTTTGTTCTTCCTCGAGGGCATTTTTTActggagtgtctgtcactatgGCAGAAACTCTTTTCCTTTTCCCTGCTCCCATACTTTTTCTGGGCTCTGCTTTTTCAAAAGGTCTGACCTTTCTGCAGTTGGAAACGGTCTTAACGTTTATCTCAGCTCGAGATGATAGACTGTTTTCAGTGTTTGGGTGTGGCCTACCCGAAGTGTAGGAAGGCATAAAATCACTGTCAGTAAGAATATTTTTGTTAAAAGGATTGATCGCAGTTACCTTGAATCCACTGGTTATGTTATTGGGAGTTGCAGCATTTTGAAGTGCTATTCGCACTATAGACGGGATGTCGTAAATAGTCATAGGCCGTTTATTATTGGTAACCCATGCATCACATGCTGAGTTCACGAACTTTTTAAAAGGCCCATCATAAACACTTCTGTCTAAAGGCTGCAGCTTGCGGCTACAATGCGCCGGAAAAGATAGAAAGGTGATTCCATTatctttacaataatcaagaaCTTCAGAGTCGAGATGTGAACTGTGATTATCAATCAAAACCAAGCAAGGGCGTTCTTTTGAGCAGCGAGCGTGTaaaacaaaatgtttcatatattttgcAAAGTTTGTCTCCGTCATCCATCCCGAAGGATGAGCTGCTTCATCACATCCAATCGGGCCATCAAGGATAAAATGAGGCCTGAA
This genomic interval from Schistocerca serialis cubense isolate TAMUIC-IGC-003099 chromosome 8, iqSchSeri2.2, whole genome shotgun sequence contains the following:
- the LOC126417171 gene encoding parathymosin-like, whose amino-acid sequence is MGAGKRKRVSAIVTDTPVKNALEEEQKGAKQKKAKELERKLKSQAKKALFQKESRSNGSMKLTKSTAVGLKRKKEPMEDDDDEDDDEDEEDEDPLCLRCLKPFSNSQPGAQWIQCTNCKHWAQQTCVKNEIRGLFYECYNCVDPLDVDSD